A region from the Algoriphagus machipongonensis genome encodes:
- a CDS encoding alkaline phosphatase family protein encodes MKKTVVIDVVALSSRLIGEHTPFLNNWTSKSHQASIKPVLPAVTTSAQTTYLTGKWPTDHGIVGNGWYFKDECEIKFWRQSNKLIQAENIWDLAKKKNPEFTVSNMFWWYNMYSTADYQVTPRPLYPSDGRKIPDCHSHPMDLRDKLQDELGQFPLFSFWGPNANIASTKWIAEASKKVDEWKNPTLTLIYLPHLDYGLQKYGIDFSKISKDLNEIDAVCEDLITYYENQGAEVILLSEYGITSVSNPVHLNRVFRKAGLIQVKNELGLETLDAGTSRAFAVVDHQLAHIHVKDKEDMPLVKKLLEETPGIDLILDEDGKKEYHLDHERSGDFVVVADKDSWFTYYFWLDDAKAPDYARCVAIHQKPGYDPVELFVNPEFKFPMAKVGMKVLKKKLGFRYLMDVIPLEASLVKGAHGRIPEDALDHPVFFSKNKSLTESKTLSPVDIQNLILNQVFAE; translated from the coding sequence ATGAAAAAGACGGTAGTTATAGATGTGGTCGCTCTTTCAAGTCGATTGATTGGAGAACACACGCCTTTTTTAAATAATTGGACTTCCAAAAGTCACCAGGCGAGTATTAAACCGGTATTGCCCGCAGTTACTACCTCCGCCCAAACCACTTACCTTACGGGAAAGTGGCCTACTGATCATGGGATTGTGGGGAATGGGTGGTATTTCAAGGATGAATGTGAAATTAAGTTCTGGAGGCAATCTAATAAGCTGATTCAGGCTGAAAATATATGGGACCTTGCCAAAAAGAAGAACCCAGAATTTACGGTGTCCAATATGTTTTGGTGGTACAATATGTACTCCACGGCGGATTATCAAGTTACTCCAAGACCACTTTACCCTTCAGATGGTAGGAAAATACCAGACTGCCATTCTCATCCCATGGATTTGAGAGATAAGCTTCAAGATGAGCTGGGGCAATTTCCTCTGTTTTCATTTTGGGGGCCAAATGCAAATATTGCTTCCACCAAATGGATAGCTGAGGCTTCAAAAAAGGTGGATGAATGGAAGAATCCTACATTAACTTTAATCTATCTTCCACATTTGGATTATGGGCTTCAGAAGTATGGTATTGATTTCTCAAAGATCTCTAAAGACTTGAATGAAATAGATGCTGTTTGTGAGGATTTGATTACCTATTACGAAAATCAAGGGGCAGAAGTGATTTTGCTTTCTGAGTATGGGATTACCTCCGTATCAAACCCAGTTCACCTTAATAGGGTGTTTAGAAAAGCAGGGCTCATTCAAGTCAAAAATGAATTGGGATTAGAAACTTTAGATGCTGGAACGAGCCGTGCGTTTGCTGTGGTAGATCATCAATTGGCGCATATTCATGTTAAGGACAAAGAAGATATGCCATTAGTGAAAAAGCTTTTGGAAGAGACGCCTGGTATAGATCTGATTCTTGATGAAGATGGTAAAAAAGAATACCATTTAGACCATGAGAGATCGGGAGATTTTGTAGTGGTGGCTGATAAGGATTCTTGGTTTACTTATTATTTCTGGTTGGATGATGCAAAAGCACCAGATTATGCAAGGTGCGTTGCGATCCATCAAAAGCCAGGATATGATCCAGTTGAGTTATTTGTCAATCCTGAATTCAAGTTTCCTATGGCCAAAGTAGGGATGAAGGTTTTGAAAAAGAAATTGGGATTCAGGTATCTAATGGATGTGATTCCCTTGGAGGCTAGCTTGGTAAAAGGAGCACATGGAAGGATTCCAGAGGATGCTTTAGATCATCCCGTCTTTTTTAGTAAAAATAAAAGTCTGACTGAAAGTAAAACCTTGTCACCGGTAGATATCCAAAACTTGATTTTGAATCAGGTATTTGCAGAGTAG
- a CDS encoding ThuA domain-containing protein, with protein sequence MIVLLVSLATWSCKNKRSGEPKVLVFSKTAGYHHESIPTGIAAIQKLGAENGFTVDTTTQADMFNEENLAQYSTVIFLSTTGDVLNNYQEADFERYIQAGGGYVGIHAAADTEYNWGWYGRLVGGYFTDHPGINDPNPNVQAGQVTVKDASNPSTSFLPNPWERTDEWYSYKNMNPDVHVLLELDEDSYKGGFDMGVHPIAWFHDYDGGRAFYTGGGHTNESYSEELYLKHLLAGIQYAIGDNLELDYSKAKSKRVPEENRFTKTALSVGEFTEPTEMTILPNLDILVAQRRGEILFFDNETEELKEIAKLDVYWKTEVRGVNAEEGLMGIQKDPNYAENGYVFVYYAPSGDEEINRLSRFTFKNDTWDMASEVVILDVHSDRDICCHTGGSIAFDKEGNLFLSLGDNSTPFNQQDSKFVNNGFAPLDQRPGREQFDARRSSGNANDLRGKILRIKVNEDGSYDIPEGNLYPVGTEGTRPEIYVQGNRNPYRISVDQKNGFLYWGEVGPDANADSMSTRGPRGYDELNQARKAGNFGWPYFVGNNYPYREFDYVTGESGEAFDPNGPINNSVNNTGIKELPELAPAFIWYPYGESKEFPSVGSGGRNAMAGPIYYSDMYSADTKMPDYYDGKIFIYDWIRGWVKAVSIKENGDFDKMEPFMPSTKFNALMDMEMGSDGRIYMLEYGNGWFSKNPDAGLFRIDYNGGNRAPVVSDISASKTSGSNPLTVTFTATSSDPENDPLTYTWDLGNGQTETTETPSLEYTFDQIGEYEVKVTAADPDGLEGTSGIASVYSGNTAPKISIAVKGNQAFYFPGKKVNYTVSVEDEEDPNASNDLSTLYVSADYIEGMDQAESDMGHKVMTEAMLGKSLFTTLTCKTCHKEAEASVGPSYINVAKKYDDGDIDYLKNKIKNGGGGVWGETAMPANPDMKDSDLSALVAYILSLDQVNTPSLPASGSVSPTLDKQATPTGMFMLNASYTDKGSETTKPLTGSSTLLLRSNTIDMGNVSELAGGYSSMSYEGMNLVMVPKNEASFAVNQVDLTDISSVTATNATMGELGDDYTFELRLDSPTGELVGSATFTQKPSNGPEGAPNFGSFTIPVTGTTDGNLHQLFIVTKPNNDGGNGTFIVSGLTFNAK encoded by the coding sequence ATGATTGTGCTATTAGTAAGTTTGGCAACTTGGAGCTGTAAAAACAAACGCTCAGGGGAACCAAAAGTACTTGTATTTAGCAAGACAGCAGGATATCACCATGAATCTATTCCTACAGGAATAGCAGCCATACAAAAGTTAGGAGCAGAAAATGGCTTTACGGTAGACACTACTACCCAAGCAGACATGTTCAATGAGGAAAACCTCGCTCAATATTCCACTGTAATCTTCCTCAGCACTACCGGTGATGTGCTAAATAATTATCAGGAAGCTGATTTTGAACGATATATCCAAGCAGGTGGTGGTTATGTAGGAATACATGCTGCAGCTGACACGGAATACAACTGGGGCTGGTATGGCCGCCTTGTTGGAGGGTATTTTACGGATCACCCGGGGATCAATGACCCCAATCCAAATGTTCAAGCAGGACAAGTCACTGTCAAAGACGCGAGCAATCCTTCCACTTCATTTCTTCCCAATCCTTGGGAAAGAACAGATGAGTGGTATAGCTATAAAAACATGAATCCTGATGTTCATGTATTATTGGAACTTGATGAAGACTCCTATAAAGGAGGTTTTGATATGGGGGTTCACCCAATTGCCTGGTTCCATGATTATGATGGAGGTAGAGCCTTCTATACTGGTGGTGGACATACTAATGAGTCTTACTCCGAAGAGCTTTATTTAAAGCATTTATTAGCGGGAATTCAATATGCAATCGGAGATAACTTAGAGCTTGATTACAGTAAAGCAAAATCTAAGAGAGTTCCTGAGGAGAATAGATTCACGAAAACTGCTTTATCAGTAGGTGAATTCACTGAACCAACAGAGATGACCATCCTTCCTAATTTGGATATTTTGGTTGCACAAAGAAGAGGAGAGATCTTGTTTTTCGATAATGAGACAGAAGAGTTAAAAGAAATAGCTAAACTCGATGTTTATTGGAAAACGGAAGTTAGAGGTGTGAACGCTGAAGAAGGGTTAATGGGAATTCAAAAAGACCCTAACTATGCGGAAAATGGATATGTCTTCGTTTATTATGCTCCTTCTGGAGATGAAGAAATCAATAGACTTTCTAGATTCACCTTCAAAAATGACACTTGGGACATGGCTTCCGAAGTTGTGATTTTGGACGTTCATTCAGATAGAGATATCTGCTGCCACACTGGTGGATCAATTGCATTTGATAAAGAAGGAAACTTGTTCCTTTCTTTGGGTGATAACTCTACTCCTTTCAACCAACAAGACTCTAAATTCGTAAACAATGGATTTGCTCCTTTGGACCAAAGACCCGGAAGAGAGCAATTTGATGCTCGTAGATCTTCAGGTAATGCAAATGATCTAAGAGGTAAAATTCTTCGAATCAAAGTAAACGAAGATGGTTCTTACGACATTCCTGAAGGAAATTTGTATCCAGTAGGAACAGAAGGAACAAGACCTGAGATCTATGTACAAGGAAACAGAAACCCATACAGAATTTCTGTTGATCAAAAGAATGGATTCTTGTACTGGGGTGAAGTAGGGCCAGATGCAAATGCTGACAGCATGAGCACAAGAGGACCTCGAGGCTATGATGAATTAAACCAGGCAAGAAAAGCAGGTAATTTTGGATGGCCTTATTTTGTAGGTAACAATTATCCATATCGTGAATTCGATTACGTAACAGGTGAGTCTGGCGAGGCTTTTGACCCTAATGGCCCTATCAATAACTCGGTAAATAATACCGGTATCAAAGAATTGCCTGAACTAGCTCCAGCATTTATTTGGTACCCTTATGGTGAATCCAAAGAATTCCCATCAGTAGGATCTGGAGGAAGGAATGCAATGGCAGGCCCAATCTATTACTCTGACATGTATTCTGCAGATACCAAGATGCCTGATTACTATGATGGAAAGATTTTCATCTATGACTGGATCCGAGGATGGGTAAAAGCAGTAAGCATCAAAGAAAATGGTGATTTTGATAAGATGGAACCATTCATGCCAAGCACCAAATTCAACGCATTAATGGATATGGAAATGGGTTCTGATGGACGTATCTATATGCTTGAATATGGAAATGGCTGGTTCTCGAAAAACCCTGATGCAGGATTATTTAGAATTGATTATAATGGAGGAAATAGGGCACCAGTGGTGAGTGATATTTCAGCAAGTAAAACTTCTGGAAGCAATCCTCTAACGGTGACATTTACAGCTACTTCAAGCGACCCAGAAAATGATCCACTCACTTATACTTGGGATTTAGGGAACGGTCAAACTGAGACCACAGAAACACCTTCTTTGGAATATACTTTTGACCAAATTGGTGAATACGAAGTAAAAGTTACCGCAGCGGATCCCGATGGATTGGAAGGAACTAGTGGCATAGCCAGCGTATATTCAGGAAACACTGCTCCAAAAATTTCCATTGCTGTGAAAGGAAATCAAGCTTTCTATTTCCCTGGCAAAAAAGTGAATTACACCGTTTCGGTAGAAGATGAAGAAGATCCAAACGCATCAAATGATTTAAGCACGCTGTATGTTTCTGCGGATTATATCGAAGGAATGGATCAAGCCGAATCTGACATGGGGCACAAAGTGATGACTGAAGCCATGTTAGGAAAATCTCTTTTCACCACATTGACTTGTAAAACCTGCCATAAAGAAGCGGAGGCATCTGTAGGACCGTCTTACATCAATGTAGCAAAGAAATACGATGATGGAGATATTGATTATTTGAAGAACAAAATCAAAAATGGTGGCGGTGGTGTCTGGGGAGAAACAGCCATGCCTGCTAATCCAGACATGAAAGATTCTGATCTTAGTGCATTGGTTGCTTACATTCTTTCATTGGATCAAGTGAACACTCCTTCCTTGCCTGCTTCTGGTTCTGTTAGCCCAACGCTTGATAAGCAAGCAACACCAACAGGTATGTTTATGCTGAATGCTTCTTATACAGATAAGGGTAGCGAGACAACGAAGCCACTAACAGGCTCTTCTACCCTTCTCCTAAGAAGCAATACCATAGACATGGGCAATGTCAGTGAATTAGCTGGAGGTTATAGCAGTATGAGCTACGAAGGAATGAACTTAGTGATGGTTCCTAAAAACGAAGCTTCTTTTGCAGTTAATCAAGTAGACTTGACGGATATTTCTTCAGTAACAGCCACAAATGCAACAATGGGAGAGCTTGGAGATGATTATACTTTCGAACTACGTTTAGATAGCCCTACAGGTGAGCTAGTAGGTTCTGCTACATTTACTCAGAAACCATCTAATGGCCCAGAAGGAGCTCCTAATTTCGGATCCTTCACCATTCCGGTGACAGGTACTACTGATGGAAATCTACACCAATTGTTTATCGTGACGAAACCAAATAATGATGGAGGTAACGGCACTTTCATAGTGTCAGGTTTAACCTTCAACGCCAAATAA
- the galK gene encoding galactokinase: MREKIAKSFLELFKKEPLISFAPGRINLIGEHTDYQEGFVFPAAVSQGIWVGICKNETTVSKIHSLDFEEDFAFDINDFSPKKGHWANYIMGMVSLLKQAGYPVKGFDIVFGGDIPVGSGLSSSAALSVAIGTAISAVFDFKISKKSIAIYAQKSEHLFEGLNCGIMDPYASAFGKENHALLLDCRSNSHEEIPLELGGYSLLLTNTNVKHKLADSAYNKRREACEKSVEILQNSFPGITTLRDLTPDDLAKVKELLPVELFPKAKHVIMEDHRVKEAGDCLKNSDLIAFGKLMWESHESLSKDYEVSCPELDFLVKSSKQKPYVLGSRMMGGGFGGCTISLLETSKKQELKDYLSTHYKNQFNIDPEFIEVTPSEGARILG; the protein is encoded by the coding sequence ATGCGCGAAAAAATCGCAAAATCCTTTCTTGAACTTTTCAAGAAGGAGCCATTAATTTCTTTTGCCCCAGGAAGAATCAATTTAATAGGAGAACACACCGACTACCAAGAAGGGTTTGTATTCCCTGCTGCAGTTTCCCAAGGAATTTGGGTAGGTATTTGTAAAAATGAAACAACTGTTTCAAAAATCCATTCTTTAGATTTTGAGGAAGATTTTGCATTTGACATCAATGATTTTTCTCCGAAAAAAGGACATTGGGCAAACTACATCATGGGGATGGTTTCCCTGTTGAAGCAAGCTGGATATCCTGTTAAAGGCTTTGACATTGTCTTTGGTGGCGACATTCCAGTAGGATCTGGACTATCGTCCTCCGCCGCTTTATCTGTTGCCATCGGAACTGCTATCTCAGCGGTATTTGATTTCAAAATCTCTAAAAAATCCATTGCCATTTATGCCCAAAAGTCTGAGCACCTTTTTGAAGGACTCAACTGCGGAATCATGGATCCCTATGCTTCTGCCTTTGGCAAAGAAAATCATGCGCTTTTACTTGACTGTAGAAGCAATTCCCACGAGGAAATCCCACTAGAGTTAGGAGGTTACTCTCTGTTGCTGACCAATACAAATGTCAAGCATAAATTGGCAGATTCTGCTTATAACAAAAGAAGAGAAGCCTGCGAAAAGAGTGTTGAGATTCTGCAGAACAGCTTCCCTGGCATTACTACTTTGAGAGACCTTACTCCAGATGATCTAGCAAAAGTAAAGGAGTTATTGCCAGTAGAACTTTTCCCTAAGGCCAAACATGTGATTATGGAAGACCATCGGGTAAAAGAAGCAGGCGACTGTTTAAAAAACAGTGATTTAATAGCATTTGGAAAGCTTATGTGGGAATCTCATGAAAGTCTTAGCAAAGATTATGAGGTAAGTTGTCCAGAATTGGATTTTTTAGTCAAGTCTTCTAAACAGAAACCTTATGTTTTGGGTTCTAGAATGATGGGAGGCGGATTTGGAGGATGTACAATCAGCCTCTTAGAAACTAGTAAAAAACAAGAATTAAAAGACTATCTATCAACTCATTATAAGAATCAATTCAACATCGACCCTGAGTTTATAGAGGTAACCCCTTCTGAAGGAGCAAGAATTTTAGGTTAA
- a CDS encoding LacI family DNA-binding transcriptional regulator produces the protein MKKGHQVTMKEIAKKLGVSVSTVSRALKDSPELHPETKRKIVEMANEMNYQPNLLAQSLRISRTKTLGVIVPEITSHFFASCISGIQDQANVRGYNIMICQSNENLELEIANIKTLVATQVDALLISLSRETNHYEHLFELYNREIPFVLFDRVQEDIPVSKITFNDVGGAYQVTKHLLEMGCKRVMYVSGPEDLYISKKRKEGYLKALKDFGIKEEKELIKVTDLTTEGNIKIAEEVLEMENKPDGVFCIFDPVAMDVMTLWKSKGVKIPEDIALAGFTNNPTSAVVEPALTTVSQPGYEMGKLAVSHLLDQLDGIASDDPISIVLETTLVPRKSTQTNL, from the coding sequence ATGAAAAAAGGGCATCAGGTTACCATGAAGGAAATCGCCAAAAAATTAGGCGTTTCTGTTTCCACTGTTTCCAGAGCCTTAAAGGACTCTCCGGAACTTCATCCTGAAACAAAAAGAAAGATCGTGGAGATGGCTAATGAGATGAACTACCAACCCAATCTCTTGGCTCAAAGTCTTCGAATCAGCAGGACTAAAACACTCGGGGTGATTGTACCAGAGATAACATCTCACTTTTTTGCCTCCTGTATTTCAGGAATCCAAGATCAAGCGAACGTCAGAGGATATAACATCATGATTTGTCAATCCAATGAGAACTTGGAGCTTGAGATTGCAAATATCAAAACCCTGGTCGCTACTCAGGTAGATGCTTTATTAATTTCTCTGAGTCGTGAAACCAACCATTACGAGCACCTTTTTGAACTTTACAATCGAGAAATTCCATTTGTTTTATTCGACCGTGTTCAAGAGGACATTCCTGTTTCAAAAATCACATTTAATGATGTGGGTGGCGCCTATCAAGTCACGAAACATTTACTGGAAATGGGCTGCAAAAGAGTAATGTATGTTTCAGGACCAGAAGACCTCTACATTAGTAAGAAGAGGAAAGAAGGGTATTTAAAAGCACTTAAAGACTTTGGAATTAAAGAAGAAAAAGAGTTAATAAAAGTAACTGATCTGACGACTGAAGGGAATATTAAAATTGCCGAAGAAGTACTTGAAATGGAGAACAAGCCTGACGGAGTGTTTTGTATTTTTGATCCGGTAGCAATGGATGTTATGACTTTGTGGAAAAGCAAAGGTGTGAAAATACCAGAGGATATTGCCTTGGCGGGATTTACCAACAACCCGACTTCCGCTGTTGTGGAACCAGCTCTTACAACTGTTTCTCAACCTGGCTACGAGATGGGGAAATTAGCTGTGAGTCATTTACTGGATCAGTTAGACGGAATTGCTTCCGACGACCCTATTTCCATCGTACTAGAGACTACTCTTGTGCCTAGAAAATCCACTCAAACCAACCTATAA
- a CDS encoding M28 family peptidase: MKNRFWLIGVLLFAWACSSSENKNEKVEETPPKPFPAFSPDSAYTYIQKQVDFGPRVPESPGHQATKEWIIAKFESFGLTVSTQDFEATTYDGLTWDLSNIIASYQPEAKKRIMLSAHWDSRRIADKDSQDMDKPIDGANDGASGVGVLLEVARAIHSQELKPDVGIDFILFDGEDDGEPEQTRVRNTSQDFWWCLGSQHWSKNKHIPNYTAYYGILLDMVGAKGAKFYYEGYSRQYASGILKKVWENAAKVGHSDFFVMRNTPEILDDHAFVNEYAGIPMIDIIQFSPDSGFGHYHHTHSDNMDLIDKRTLQAVGETVLFTVYQE; encoded by the coding sequence ATGAAGAATAGATTTTGGCTTATCGGGGTATTGCTTTTTGCCTGGGCATGTAGCTCTTCAGAAAATAAGAATGAAAAAGTAGAAGAAACGCCACCTAAGCCTTTTCCTGCTTTTTCTCCAGACTCTGCCTATACTTATATTCAAAAACAAGTAGATTTTGGACCAAGAGTTCCGGAAAGTCCTGGTCATCAAGCTACAAAAGAATGGATCATTGCTAAGTTCGAGTCCTTCGGACTAACAGTAAGTACCCAGGATTTTGAAGCCACTACCTATGATGGTCTTACTTGGGATTTAAGCAATATTATTGCCTCTTATCAACCAGAGGCGAAGAAAAGAATTATGCTTTCTGCGCACTGGGATTCAAGAAGAATTGCAGATAAAGATTCCCAGGATATGGATAAACCTATTGATGGTGCGAATGACGGTGCAAGTGGCGTTGGGGTATTACTGGAAGTAGCCAGAGCCATTCATTCCCAAGAATTAAAGCCAGATGTTGGTATAGACTTCATCCTGTTTGACGGAGAAGATGATGGTGAGCCAGAGCAAACAAGAGTCCGAAATACTTCCCAGGATTTTTGGTGGTGTTTAGGTTCTCAGCATTGGTCCAAAAACAAACACATTCCAAATTACACCGCCTATTATGGCATCTTACTAGACATGGTAGGTGCCAAAGGAGCTAAATTCTATTATGAGGGCTATTCTCGTCAATATGCCTCAGGAATTCTCAAAAAAGTGTGGGAGAATGCTGCTAAAGTGGGTCATAGTGACTTTTTTGTCATGCGAAATACTCCAGAGATCCTAGATGATCATGCTTTTGTCAACGAGTACGCGGGTATACCTATGATAGATATCATTCAGTTCTCCCCAGATTCTGGATTTGGACATTATCATCATACCCATAGTGACAATATGGACTTGATTGACAAGAGAACTTTGCAAGCTGTGGGAGAAACTGTTTTATTTACAGTATATCAAGAGTAA
- the cysS gene encoding cysteine--tRNA ligase, translating into MKSHNLKLYNTLSRKKENFQAINPPFVGLYVCGPTVYGDAHLGHARPAITFDTVNRYLTHLDYRVRYVRNITDVGHLQGDADEGEDKIAKKAKLEKLEPMEIAQQYTDSYHRDMALLNTWKPNIEPRATGHIPEQIALVEAILKEGLAYEVNGSVYFDTLKYNEKTPYGRLSGRVIEELMSGSRDLDGQSEKRNPVDFALWKNAAPEHLMKWESPWGIGFPGWHLECTAMSSKYLGNHFDIHGGGMDLMFPHHECEIAQGNACNHQDPVNYWMHNNMITINGQKMGKSLGNFITLQELFKGEHKLLEQAYSPMTIRYFILTAHYRSTLDFSNDALKAAQKGYKKLINGLRIAKMLEYQTSDVPVDEKQIEQIENSITNAYRAMDDDFNTAQAIGHLFNLLKKINSIYTGQLKPAVFGEEVFSKLISTFITFVEDILGLTEEKSDTQNKMINLLLTLYSEAKTARDYAKVDEIRAGLKDLGFVVKDMKDKIDWAYEE; encoded by the coding sequence ATGAAATCGCATAATTTAAAGCTATACAACACTCTTTCCCGCAAGAAAGAGAATTTCCAAGCCATCAATCCTCCTTTCGTAGGTTTATATGTTTGTGGCCCGACAGTTTACGGTGATGCACACTTAGGTCATGCCCGTCCGGCAATCACTTTTGATACAGTCAACCGATACTTGACACACTTGGATTATAGAGTTCGCTATGTCAGAAACATTACTGACGTAGGCCATTTGCAAGGTGATGCTGATGAGGGAGAAGATAAAATTGCCAAGAAAGCGAAACTTGAGAAGTTGGAACCCATGGAGATCGCTCAGCAATACACTGACTCCTACCATAGAGATATGGCCTTGTTAAATACTTGGAAACCGAATATTGAACCAAGAGCAACAGGTCATATTCCTGAACAAATCGCTCTTGTTGAAGCCATATTAAAGGAAGGATTAGCCTATGAGGTCAATGGCTCCGTATATTTCGATACTTTGAAGTACAATGAAAAGACTCCTTATGGAAGACTTTCAGGGAGAGTAATAGAGGAGCTAATGAGTGGCAGCAGAGATCTAGATGGTCAAAGCGAAAAGAGAAACCCTGTAGACTTTGCCTTATGGAAAAATGCAGCTCCTGAGCATTTGATGAAATGGGAGTCTCCCTGGGGAATCGGTTTTCCTGGATGGCACCTAGAATGTACAGCCATGAGTTCAAAGTACTTGGGCAATCACTTCGATATACACGGTGGTGGAATGGATTTGATGTTCCCGCATCATGAGTGTGAAATAGCACAGGGTAATGCATGTAACCATCAGGATCCGGTAAACTACTGGATGCACAATAACATGATTACCATCAACGGGCAGAAAATGGGTAAGTCCTTAGGTAATTTTATTACCCTTCAGGAATTATTCAAAGGAGAACATAAACTGCTTGAGCAGGCTTATAGCCCGATGACCATTCGTTATTTTATTTTGACTGCCCATTATCGATCTACTCTAGATTTCTCCAATGATGCCTTAAAAGCAGCTCAAAAAGGATATAAGAAACTGATTAATGGTTTGAGAATCGCCAAAATGCTGGAATATCAAACATCGGATGTGCCAGTAGATGAGAAACAGATTGAGCAAATTGAAAACAGTATTACCAATGCTTACCGGGCAATGGATGATGATTTCAACACCGCTCAGGCAATTGGCCATTTATTTAATTTATTGAAAAAGATCAATTCCATTTACACAGGGCAGCTAAAGCCCGCCGTTTTTGGAGAAGAAGTATTTTCAAAATTGATTTCCACTTTCATTACTTTCGTGGAAGATATCCTAGGTTTAACTGAAGAGAAATCAGATACTCAAAACAAAATGATTAATCTGCTTTTGACACTTTATTCAGAGGCGAAAACAGCTCGGGATTACGCAAAAGTTGATGAAATCAGAGCAGGTTTGAAAGACTTGGGATTTGTAGTAAAAGATATGAAAGACAAAATTGACTGGGCATATGAAGAATAG